The Fibrobacter sp. UWB16 genomic interval AGACTTCTGCAACCATTCAGCAAATGTTTCGGTACTCCAGTTCTTGAAAGTGTTTTCGCTAAACGAGGTATGTCCCGAAGCAAGCATCTGCCAAGGTCTTGCGTAAATGAACACAGAATTTTTCGGATACTTTGCAAGCTCCGTATTCAAGAAGTCTTCTTCGGTGAGGAGCTTGTTCTTGTAATAAAGCATGTTCGCCTTGTAGCTCGGGGCATGGTAAACCATCAACCCGACAGACAAGAGGCAAGCCACACCGGCCACAATTTTTGCAGCCGCATCACTTTTCATCTTCGTCGTAAACACGAGCGCATCATAAAGGCCAAGCGCCATCAAAAGCGCAAATAGCGGGAGCGCCACAAGCACATAACGCTGGTTGATGTCAATCGTAAACGTACCGGACACGTTCAAAAGAATCACGAAAATCTGCATGCAGAACGTGATGCCCAGAATGAACCCGCGCACGTAACGACGAGAATAAATCATTCGGAACAAAAGCCAAGCCGTCGCCAAAAGCAAAATCACGGTAAATGTCGTGTAGAACGGATTTTCCATGATACCGCCAAACGCAGCATCCGGCTTGAGGTTCATCATCACTTCGATATTCGTCTTGAGATTGAACCACAAGTTTTCAAACGAGTGCGCCGCATGCGTACCGCCCTGGAAATCGTAACCGCGATACGCAGCCATCGTGTTGATCGAAGGCCAGCTCACCGCAATGACAGCCGCAACAAACGCCGGCAAGCGATAGGACTTTTCAAGGAAATAGCGGTAATAGTAAAGTGCAAACGGGATAAACGCAAAAACGGTTTCCTGACGAGTCTGTGCAAAGAATCCAAGCAACGGAACCGTCAAAAGGAAATGCTTCCACGTGACCTTGTTCGTCGGCACAAACGCATACCATGCCATGAGTACCGCAAGCAAAAGGATGTAGAGGACTTCGGTCGATGCCGAGCGCGACTGCAACAGGTAAATCGGCATGCCACCCAAGAACGCCGTCGCCGCAAGCGCAAGCTTATCGCTCTTGAACCACTTGCTAAGCGCAAGGAAGAACGCAATCAAGCTCAAGATGTAGAACGGATAGTTCACCATCAGCGCCGAATCGCGATTCGGTTCCATGAAGTTAAATACAAGCGAATAGACAAATCCAAGAGCCTTGCCCTTGAAGTTGTTCACTTCGGTCTTGCAATCGAGAACGCCATCCGTCCAGACGCCTTCGTTACAGACACCGCCTGTATGCTGGAAATACATCTGGAGGCCCATCGATTCCCAGCTCGTCTCGTCACTCAAAACACGGTGCGAATTGCCGATGTTCCCGAAAATGAATACCGAGAACACGATGAGCAAAAGCGCAAGCCCGCAAAAGCTCTTGCCGCTCGGCAAGTAGCCGCGAATATGTTTTGCAACAAACGGAGCATTGACAACAATACCCGCCACAAGTAGCAGGAACGTTACAAGAATCGAGTAATAACCCCACTCGATATCCCAACGGCGTGCATAGGCCACGGATAAGTTGTTAAAGACGAGGAAGGCAGATACGAGCACGGTTGCCGTAACCACCAACATGATATTCTGAGGTTTATCCCAATGAAGGGAATTCTTCCATTCCATAAAGGACTGATACAAAGACTTAGGCTTTACACCGTCCCTTCCTAACGTTTCTTTTTTCATAGTGCCCTAAATATAACTTTTATACGCAAAATACGAACGCGGCAGGGCGAATTTTCGACCAAAACACCTTATAGCAAGCCTATATGCAACAGATGCAACAAAAAGTATTCGGCACACGAGTTTTATCGCCGTTTTGGAGCATTTTGAGACTTATTTTGTATATATTTATAGGAGTGTGAGCCCTTAGAGGGCATGAGGAGTTAAAAATGTTTTACAAACACTGGAAAAAGATTTCACTTGCAATCACCGGATTTTTCTGGGCCAGTTGCGACACGAGTTCCACCACGGTGGAACCGCCCCTTTACGGCGCCCCTCCACAATATTCCAGCAGTTCAGAAATACAAAACTCAAGCTCCAGCAGCGAAGATAAAATATCAAGCAGTTCCGAACCATTGCCTATGCCCGCCTACGGCGTGCCACAAATGGATTGCGAAGTCACCTCTGAAAACGATTCTACGGTCACTTGCGAAAACGGATACACCTGCACTGAAAAACAAACCATCGTCAAAGATCCCTATTACGATGGCGGTTGCGTTACCGACACTATACACGGCGAACTTACACAGGTTTGTCTCGATTACGGCATTCCGTATTACCCCGCAAAATTTTACGAATGCAACGACGGAATCGTCTACGACGATAGCAGCTTCAGAAAAATCTACAAGAAAATCAATGACGGCCTAGATTCGGAATCGCAAGGAAACTAAAAATGTTCTACAAGCACTGGAAAAAAATTTTTCTCGCCATCGCAGCATTTTTCTGGAATGGCTGCAGTGACAACGCTGCTTCAAGCGAAGTAAAAGCAACCTGCACCTTTTCAGGTGGAGCCTGTCCAGAATATGGAATTGATTTTTACGTTTGCGAGAACCCAGAAGATTACCAATCTCATGACTCGACC includes:
- a CDS encoding NPCBM/NEW2 domain-containing protein, producing MKKETLGRDGVKPKSLYQSFMEWKNSLHWDKPQNIMLVVTATVLVSAFLVFNNLSVAYARRWDIEWGYYSILVTFLLLVAGIVVNAPFVAKHIRGYLPSGKSFCGLALLLIVFSVFIFGNIGNSHRVLSDETSWESMGLQMYFQHTGGVCNEGVWTDGVLDCKTEVNNFKGKALGFVYSLVFNFMEPNRDSALMVNYPFYILSLIAFFLALSKWFKSDKLALAATAFLGGMPIYLLQSRSASTEVLYILLLAVLMAWYAFVPTNKVTWKHFLLTVPLLGFFAQTRQETVFAFIPFALYYYRYFLEKSYRLPAFVAAVIAVSWPSINTMAAYRGYDFQGGTHAAHSFENLWFNLKTNIEVMMNLKPDAAFGGIMENPFYTTFTVILLLATAWLLFRMIYSRRYVRGFILGITFCMQIFVILLNVSGTFTIDINQRYVLVALPLFALLMALGLYDALVFTTKMKSDAAAKIVAGVACLLSVGLMVYHAPSYKANMLYYKNKLLTEEDFLNTELAKYPKNSVFIYARPWQMLASGHTSFSENTFKNWSTETFAEWLQKSGGNIYLVRGQDGYGSVNRNSRVVGFKTTDQIDDILSNYKNERVLMEARLFGYGLAIYKIISKKGVSHYAQNFMVTEESNGMIVANKLFPESIACDYKLNDKDQGEMLVSNKADTLVLDSSKIRAGMNRVVLSCSMPDGDTLVTYRDFFVDGENVALLSKMKMGKFFQEWGEPQMNTTVEHHKLTIDGEPFRYGIGSHANSAIEFPLSRNYDWLNVVIGLDDESACGDGAFFVVEADGREIYHSKKLYTTDKERLKLDVKGAKSINLRVLMGKDKDCDHGDWAHAWLEAEK